A genome region from Macaca fascicularis isolate 582-1 chromosome 3, T2T-MFA8v1.1 includes the following:
- the KCNH2 gene encoding voltage-gated inwardly rectifying potassium channel KCNH2 isoform X1: protein MPVRRGHVAPQNTFLDTIIRKFEGQSRKFIIANARVENCAVIYCNDGFCELCGYSRAEVMQRPCTCDFLHGPRTQRRAAAQIAQALLGAEERKVEIAFYRKDGSCFLCLVDVVPVKNEDGAVIMFILNFEVVMEKDMVGSPAHDTNHRGPPTSWLASGRAKTFRLKLPALLALTARESSVRSGGAGGGGAPGAVVVDVDLTPAAPSSESLALDEVTAMDNHVAGLGPAEERRALVGPGSPPRSAPGPLPSPRAHSLNPDASGSSCSLARTRSRESCASVRRASSADDIEAMRAGALPPPPRHASTGAMHPLRSGLLNSTSDSDLVRYRTISKIPQITLNFVDLKGDPFLASPTSDREIIAPKIKERTHNVTEKVTQVLSLGADVLPEYKLQAPRIHRWTILHYSPFKAVWDWLILLLVIYTAVFTPYSAAFLLKETEEGPPATECGYACQPLAVVDLIVDIMFIVDILINFRTTYVNANEEVVSHPGRIAVHYFKGWFLIDMVAAIPFDLLIFGSGSEELIGLLKTARLLRLVRVARKLDRYSEYGAAVLFLLMCTFALIAHWLACIWYAIGNMEQPHMDSRIGWLHNLGDQIGKPYNSSGLGGPSIKDKYVTALYFTFSSLTSVGFGNVSPNTNSEKIFSICVMLIGSLMYASIFGNVSAIIQRLYSGTARYHTQMLRVREFIRFHQIPNPLRQRLEEYFQHAWSYTNGIDMNAVLKGFPECLQADICLHLNRSLLQHCKPFRGATKGCLRALAMKFKTTHAPPGDTLVHAGDLLTALYFISRGSIEILRGDVVVAILGKNDIFGEPLNLYARPGKSNGDVRALTYCDLHKIHRDDLLEVLDMYPEFSDHFWSSLEITFNLRDTNMIPGSPGSAELEGGFSRQRKRKLSFRRRTDKDTEQPGEVSALGPGRAGAGPSSRGRPGGPWGESPSSGPSSPESSEDEGPGRSSSPLRLVPFSSPRPPGEPPGGEPLMDDCEKSSDTCNPLSGAFSGVSNIFSFWGDSRGRQYQELPRCPAPTPSLLNIPLSSPGRRPRGDVESRLDALQRQLNRLETRLSADMATVLQLLQRQMTLVPPAYSAVTTPGPGPTSTSPLLPVSPLPTLTLDSLSQVSQFMACEELPPGAPELPQDGPTRRLSLPGQLGALTSQPLHRHGSDPGS, encoded by the exons GGAGCTGCTTCCTATGTCTGGTGGATGTGGTGCCCGTGAAGAACGAGGACGGGGCTGTCATCATGTTCATCCTCAATTTCGAGGTGGTGATGGAGAAGGACATGGTGGGGTCCCCGGCTCATGACACCAATCACCGGGGCCCCCCCACCAGCTGGCTGGCCTCAG GCCGCGCCAAGACCTTCCGCCTGAAGCTGCCCGCGCTGCTGGCGCTGACGGCCCGGGAGTCGTCGGTGCGGTCGGGCGGCGCAGGCGGCGGGGGCGCCCCCGGGGCAGTGGTGGTGGACGTGGACCTGACGCCCGCGGCACCCAGCAGCGAGTCCCTGGCCCTGGACGAAGTGACGGCCATGGACAACCATGTGGCAGGGCTTGGGCCCGCGGAGGAGCGGCGCGCGCTGGTGGGTCCCGGCTCTCCGCCCCGCAGCGCGCCCGGCCCGCTCCCATCGCCCCGCGCGCACAGCCTCAACCCCGACGCCTCAGGCTCCAGCTGCAGCCTGGCCCGGACGCGCTCCCGAGAGAGCTGCGCCAGCGTGCGCCGCGCCTCGTCGGCCGACGACATCGAGGCCATGCGCGCCGGGGCGCTGCCCCCGCCGCCGCGCCACGCCAGCACCG GGGCCATGCACCCCCTGCGCAGTGGCTTACTCAACTCCACCTCAGACTCCGACCTCGTGCGCTACCGCACCATCAGCAAGATTCCCCAAATCACCCTCAACTTTGTGGACCTCAAGGGTGACCCCTTCTTGGCTTCTCCCACCAGTGACCGTGAGATCATAGCACCCAAGATAAAGGAGCGAACCCACAATGTCACCGAGAAGGTCACCCAG GTCCTATCCCTGGGCGCCGATGTGCTGCCTGAGTACAAGCTGCAGGCACCGCGCATCCACCGCTGGACCATCCTGCACTACAGCCCCTTCAAGGCGGTGTGGGACTGGCTCATCCTGCTGCTGGTCATCTACACGGCCGTCTTCACGCCCTACTCGGCTGCCTTCCTGCTGAAGGAGACAGAAGAAGGCCCACCTGCTACCGAATGTGGCTATGCCTGCCAGCCGCTGGCCGTGGTGGACCTCATTGTGGACATCATGTTCATTGTGGACATTCTCATCAACTTCCGCACCACCTACGTCAATGCCAACGAGGAGGTGGTCAGCCACCCCGGCCGCATCGCCGTCCACTACTTCAAGGGCTGGTTCCTCATTGACATGGTGGCCGCCATCCCCTTCGACCTGCTCATCTTCGGCTCTGGCTCTGAGGAG CTGATCGGACTGCTGAAGACTGCGCGGCTGCTGCGGCTGGTGCGCGTGGCGCGGAAGCTGGACCGCTACTCAGAGTACGGCGCGGCCGTGCTGTTCTTGCTCATGTGCACCTTCGCGCTCATTGCGCACTGGCTGGCCTGCATCTGGTACGCCATCGGCAACATGGAGCAGCCGCACATGGACTCCCGCATTGGCTGGCTGCACAACCTGGGCGACCAGATAGGCAAGCCCTACAACAGCAGCGGCCTGGGCGGCCCCTCCATCAAGGACAAGTATGTGACCGCGCTCTACTTCACCTTCAGCAGCCTCACCAGCGTGGGCTTTGGCAACGTCTCTCCCAACACCAACTCAGAGAAGATCTTCTCCATCTGCGTCATGCTCATTGGCT CCCTCATGTACGCTAGCATCTTCGGCAACGTGTCGGCCATCATCCAGCGGCTGTACTCGGGCACAGCCCGCTACCACACACAGATGCTGCGGGTGCGGGAGTTCATCCGTTTCCACCAGATCCCCAACCCCCTGCGCCAGCGCCTCGAGGAGTACTTCCAGCACGCCTGGTCCTACACCAACGGCATCGACATGAACGCG gtGCTGAAGGGCTTCCCTGAGTGCCTGCAGGCTGACATCTGCCTGCACCTGAACCGCTCACTGCTGCAGCACTGCAAACCCTTCCGAGGGGCCACCAAGGGCTGCCTTCGGGCCCTGGCCATGAAGTTCAAGACCACACATGCACCGCCAGGGGACACGCTGGTGCATGCTGGGGACCTGCTCACCGCCCTGTACTTCATCTCCCGGGGCTCCATCGAGATCCTGCGGGGCGACGTCGTCGTGGCCATCCTGG GGAAGAATGACATCTTTGGGGAGCCTCTGAACCTGTATGCGAGGCCTGGCAAGTCGAACGGGGACGTGCGGGCCCTCACCTACTGTGACCTACACAAGATCCATCGGGATGACCTGCTGGAGGTGCTGGACATGTACCCTGAGTTCTCCGACCACTTCTGGTCCAGCCTGGAGATCACCTTCAACCTGCGAGAT ACCAACATGATCCCGGGCTCCCCCGGCAGCGCGGAGTTAGAGGGTGGCTTCAGTCGGCAACGCAAGCGCAAGCTGTCCTTCCGCAGGCGCACGGACAAGG ACACGGAGCAGCCAGGGGAGGTGTCGGCCTTGGGGCCGGGCCGGGCGGGGGCAGGGCCGAGTAGCCGGGGCCGGCCGGGGGGGCCGTGGGGGGAGAGCCCGTCCAGTGGCCCCTCCAGCCCTGAGAGCAGTGAGGATGAGGGCCCAGGCCGCAGCTCCAGCCCCCTCCGCCTGGTGCCCTTCTCCAGCCCCAGGCCCCCCGGAGAGCCGCCGGGTGGGGAGCCCCTGATGGACGACTGCGAGAAGAGCAGCGACACTTGCAACCCCCTGTCAG GCGCTTTCTCGGGAGTGTCCAACATTTTCAGCTTCTGGGGGGACAGTCGGGGCCGCCAGTACCAGGAGCTCCCTCGatgccccgcccccacccccagcctcctcaACATCCCCCTCTCCAGCCCGGGTCGGCGGCCCCGGGGTGACGTGGAGAGCAGGCTGGACGCCCTCCAGCGCCAGCTCAACAG GCTGGAGACCCGGCTAAGTGCAGACATGGCCACTGTCCTGCAGCTGCTACAGAGGCAGATGACGCTGGTCCCGCCCGCCTACAGTGCTGTGACCACCCCGGGGCCTGGCCCCACTTCCACATCCCCACTGTTGCCCGtcagccccctccccaccctcacctTGGACTCGCTTTCTCAG GTTTCCCAGTTCATGGCGTGTGAGGAGCTGCCCCCGGGGGCCCCAGAGCTCCCCCAAGATGGCCCCACGCGACGCCTCTCCCTGCCGGGCCAGCTGGGGGCCCTCACCTCCCAGCCCCTGCACAGACACGGCTCGGACCCGGGCAGTTAG
- the KCNH2 gene encoding voltage-gated inwardly rectifying potassium channel KCNH2 isoform X4, which translates to MQRPCTCDFLHGPRTQRRAAAQIAQALLGAEERKVEIAFYRKDGSCFLCLVDVVPVKNEDGAVIMFILNFEVVMEKDMVGSPAHDTNHRGPPTSWLASGRAKTFRLKLPALLALTARESSVRSGGAGGGGAPGAVVVDVDLTPAAPSSESLALDEVTAMDNHVAGLGPAEERRALVGPGSPPRSAPGPLPSPRAHSLNPDASGSSCSLARTRSRESCASVRRASSADDIEAMRAGALPPPPRHASTGAMHPLRSGLLNSTSDSDLVRYRTISKIPQITLNFVDLKGDPFLASPTSDREIIAPKIKERTHNVTEKVTQVLSLGADVLPEYKLQAPRIHRWTILHYSPFKAVWDWLILLLVIYTAVFTPYSAAFLLKETEEGPPATECGYACQPLAVVDLIVDIMFIVDILINFRTTYVNANEEVVSHPGRIAVHYFKGWFLIDMVAAIPFDLLIFGSGSEELIGLLKTARLLRLVRVARKLDRYSEYGAAVLFLLMCTFALIAHWLACIWYAIGNMEQPHMDSRIGWLHNLGDQIGKPYNSSGLGGPSIKDKYVTALYFTFSSLTSVGFGNVSPNTNSEKIFSICVMLIGSLMYASIFGNVSAIIQRLYSGTARYHTQMLRVREFIRFHQIPNPLRQRLEEYFQHAWSYTNGIDMNAVLKGFPECLQADICLHLNRSLLQHCKPFRGATKGCLRALAMKFKTTHAPPGDTLVHAGDLLTALYFISRGSIEILRGDVVVAILGKNDIFGEPLNLYARPGKSNGDVRALTYCDLHKIHRDDLLEVLDMYPEFSDHFWSSLEITFNLRDTNMIPGSPGSAELEGGFSRQRKRKLSFRRRTDKDTEQPGEVSALGPGRAGAGPSSRGRPGGPWGESPSSGPSSPESSEDEGPGRSSSPLRLVPFSSPRPPGEPPGGEPLMDDCEKSSDTCNPLSGAFSGVSNIFSFWGDSRGRQYQELPRCPAPTPSLLNIPLSSPGRRPRGDVESRLDALQRQLNRLETRLSADMATVLQLLQRQMTLVPPAYSAVTTPGPGPTSTSPLLPVSPLPTLTLDSLSQVSQFMACEELPPGAPELPQDGPTRRLSLPGQLGALTSQPLHRHGSDPGS; encoded by the exons GGAGCTGCTTCCTATGTCTGGTGGATGTGGTGCCCGTGAAGAACGAGGACGGGGCTGTCATCATGTTCATCCTCAATTTCGAGGTGGTGATGGAGAAGGACATGGTGGGGTCCCCGGCTCATGACACCAATCACCGGGGCCCCCCCACCAGCTGGCTGGCCTCAG GCCGCGCCAAGACCTTCCGCCTGAAGCTGCCCGCGCTGCTGGCGCTGACGGCCCGGGAGTCGTCGGTGCGGTCGGGCGGCGCAGGCGGCGGGGGCGCCCCCGGGGCAGTGGTGGTGGACGTGGACCTGACGCCCGCGGCACCCAGCAGCGAGTCCCTGGCCCTGGACGAAGTGACGGCCATGGACAACCATGTGGCAGGGCTTGGGCCCGCGGAGGAGCGGCGCGCGCTGGTGGGTCCCGGCTCTCCGCCCCGCAGCGCGCCCGGCCCGCTCCCATCGCCCCGCGCGCACAGCCTCAACCCCGACGCCTCAGGCTCCAGCTGCAGCCTGGCCCGGACGCGCTCCCGAGAGAGCTGCGCCAGCGTGCGCCGCGCCTCGTCGGCCGACGACATCGAGGCCATGCGCGCCGGGGCGCTGCCCCCGCCGCCGCGCCACGCCAGCACCG GGGCCATGCACCCCCTGCGCAGTGGCTTACTCAACTCCACCTCAGACTCCGACCTCGTGCGCTACCGCACCATCAGCAAGATTCCCCAAATCACCCTCAACTTTGTGGACCTCAAGGGTGACCCCTTCTTGGCTTCTCCCACCAGTGACCGTGAGATCATAGCACCCAAGATAAAGGAGCGAACCCACAATGTCACCGAGAAGGTCACCCAG GTCCTATCCCTGGGCGCCGATGTGCTGCCTGAGTACAAGCTGCAGGCACCGCGCATCCACCGCTGGACCATCCTGCACTACAGCCCCTTCAAGGCGGTGTGGGACTGGCTCATCCTGCTGCTGGTCATCTACACGGCCGTCTTCACGCCCTACTCGGCTGCCTTCCTGCTGAAGGAGACAGAAGAAGGCCCACCTGCTACCGAATGTGGCTATGCCTGCCAGCCGCTGGCCGTGGTGGACCTCATTGTGGACATCATGTTCATTGTGGACATTCTCATCAACTTCCGCACCACCTACGTCAATGCCAACGAGGAGGTGGTCAGCCACCCCGGCCGCATCGCCGTCCACTACTTCAAGGGCTGGTTCCTCATTGACATGGTGGCCGCCATCCCCTTCGACCTGCTCATCTTCGGCTCTGGCTCTGAGGAG CTGATCGGACTGCTGAAGACTGCGCGGCTGCTGCGGCTGGTGCGCGTGGCGCGGAAGCTGGACCGCTACTCAGAGTACGGCGCGGCCGTGCTGTTCTTGCTCATGTGCACCTTCGCGCTCATTGCGCACTGGCTGGCCTGCATCTGGTACGCCATCGGCAACATGGAGCAGCCGCACATGGACTCCCGCATTGGCTGGCTGCACAACCTGGGCGACCAGATAGGCAAGCCCTACAACAGCAGCGGCCTGGGCGGCCCCTCCATCAAGGACAAGTATGTGACCGCGCTCTACTTCACCTTCAGCAGCCTCACCAGCGTGGGCTTTGGCAACGTCTCTCCCAACACCAACTCAGAGAAGATCTTCTCCATCTGCGTCATGCTCATTGGCT CCCTCATGTACGCTAGCATCTTCGGCAACGTGTCGGCCATCATCCAGCGGCTGTACTCGGGCACAGCCCGCTACCACACACAGATGCTGCGGGTGCGGGAGTTCATCCGTTTCCACCAGATCCCCAACCCCCTGCGCCAGCGCCTCGAGGAGTACTTCCAGCACGCCTGGTCCTACACCAACGGCATCGACATGAACGCG gtGCTGAAGGGCTTCCCTGAGTGCCTGCAGGCTGACATCTGCCTGCACCTGAACCGCTCACTGCTGCAGCACTGCAAACCCTTCCGAGGGGCCACCAAGGGCTGCCTTCGGGCCCTGGCCATGAAGTTCAAGACCACACATGCACCGCCAGGGGACACGCTGGTGCATGCTGGGGACCTGCTCACCGCCCTGTACTTCATCTCCCGGGGCTCCATCGAGATCCTGCGGGGCGACGTCGTCGTGGCCATCCTGG GGAAGAATGACATCTTTGGGGAGCCTCTGAACCTGTATGCGAGGCCTGGCAAGTCGAACGGGGACGTGCGGGCCCTCACCTACTGTGACCTACACAAGATCCATCGGGATGACCTGCTGGAGGTGCTGGACATGTACCCTGAGTTCTCCGACCACTTCTGGTCCAGCCTGGAGATCACCTTCAACCTGCGAGAT ACCAACATGATCCCGGGCTCCCCCGGCAGCGCGGAGTTAGAGGGTGGCTTCAGTCGGCAACGCAAGCGCAAGCTGTCCTTCCGCAGGCGCACGGACAAGG ACACGGAGCAGCCAGGGGAGGTGTCGGCCTTGGGGCCGGGCCGGGCGGGGGCAGGGCCGAGTAGCCGGGGCCGGCCGGGGGGGCCGTGGGGGGAGAGCCCGTCCAGTGGCCCCTCCAGCCCTGAGAGCAGTGAGGATGAGGGCCCAGGCCGCAGCTCCAGCCCCCTCCGCCTGGTGCCCTTCTCCAGCCCCAGGCCCCCCGGAGAGCCGCCGGGTGGGGAGCCCCTGATGGACGACTGCGAGAAGAGCAGCGACACTTGCAACCCCCTGTCAG GCGCTTTCTCGGGAGTGTCCAACATTTTCAGCTTCTGGGGGGACAGTCGGGGCCGCCAGTACCAGGAGCTCCCTCGatgccccgcccccacccccagcctcctcaACATCCCCCTCTCCAGCCCGGGTCGGCGGCCCCGGGGTGACGTGGAGAGCAGGCTGGACGCCCTCCAGCGCCAGCTCAACAG GCTGGAGACCCGGCTAAGTGCAGACATGGCCACTGTCCTGCAGCTGCTACAGAGGCAGATGACGCTGGTCCCGCCCGCCTACAGTGCTGTGACCACCCCGGGGCCTGGCCCCACTTCCACATCCCCACTGTTGCCCGtcagccccctccccaccctcacctTGGACTCGCTTTCTCAG GTTTCCCAGTTCATGGCGTGTGAGGAGCTGCCCCCGGGGGCCCCAGAGCTCCCCCAAGATGGCCCCACGCGACGCCTCTCCCTGCCGGGCCAGCTGGGGGCCCTCACCTCCCAGCCCCTGCACAGACACGGCTCGGACCCGGGCAGTTAG
- the KCNH2 gene encoding voltage-gated inwardly rectifying potassium channel KCNH2 isoform X3, with protein sequence MPVRRGHVAPQNTFLDTIIRKFEGQSRKFIIANARVENCAVIYCNDGFCELCGYSRAEVMQRPCTCDFLHGPRTQRRAAAQIAQALLGAEERKVEIAFYRKDGSCFLCLVDVVPVKNEDGAVIMFILNFEVVMEKDMVGSPAHDTNHRGPPTSWLASGRAKTFRLKLPALLALTARESSVRSGGAGGGGAPGAVVVDVDLTPAAPSSESLALDEVTAMDNHVAGLGPAEERRALVGPGSPPRSAPGPLPSPRAHSLNPDASGSSCSLARTRSRESCASVRRASSADDIEAMRAGALPPPPRHASTGAMHPLRSGLLNSTSDSDLVRYRTISKIPQITLNFVDLKGDPFLASPTSDREIIAPKIKERTHNVTEKVTQVLSLGADVLPEYKLQAPRIHRWTILHYSPFKAVWDWLILLLVIYTAVFTPYSAAFLLKETEEGPPATECGYACQPLAVVDLIVDIMFIVDILINFRTTYVNANEEVVSHPGRIAVHYFKGWFLIDMVAAIPFDLLIFGSGSEELIGLLKTARLLRLVRVARKLDRYSEYGAAVLFLLMCTFALIAHWLACIWYAIGNMEQPHMDSRIGWLHNLGDQIGKPYNSSGLGGPSIKDKYVTALYFTFSSLTSVGFGNVSPNTNSEKIFSICVMLIGSRYHTQMLRVREFIRFHQIPNPLRQRLEEYFQHAWSYTNGIDMNAVLKGFPECLQADICLHLNRSLLQHCKPFRGATKGCLRALAMKFKTTHAPPGDTLVHAGDLLTALYFISRGSIEILRGDVVVAILGKNDIFGEPLNLYARPGKSNGDVRALTYCDLHKIHRDDLLEVLDMYPEFSDHFWSSLEITFNLRDTNMIPGSPGSAELEGGFSRQRKRKLSFRRRTDKDTEQPGEVSALGPGRAGAGPSSRGRPGGPWGESPSSGPSSPESSEDEGPGRSSSPLRLVPFSSPRPPGEPPGGEPLMDDCEKSSDTCNPLSGAFSGVSNIFSFWGDSRGRQYQELPRCPAPTPSLLNIPLSSPGRRPRGDVESRLDALQRQLNRLETRLSADMATVLQLLQRQMTLVPPAYSAVTTPGPGPTSTSPLLPVSPLPTLTLDSLSQVSQFMACEELPPGAPELPQDGPTRRLSLPGQLGALTSQPLHRHGSDPGS encoded by the exons GGAGCTGCTTCCTATGTCTGGTGGATGTGGTGCCCGTGAAGAACGAGGACGGGGCTGTCATCATGTTCATCCTCAATTTCGAGGTGGTGATGGAGAAGGACATGGTGGGGTCCCCGGCTCATGACACCAATCACCGGGGCCCCCCCACCAGCTGGCTGGCCTCAG GCCGCGCCAAGACCTTCCGCCTGAAGCTGCCCGCGCTGCTGGCGCTGACGGCCCGGGAGTCGTCGGTGCGGTCGGGCGGCGCAGGCGGCGGGGGCGCCCCCGGGGCAGTGGTGGTGGACGTGGACCTGACGCCCGCGGCACCCAGCAGCGAGTCCCTGGCCCTGGACGAAGTGACGGCCATGGACAACCATGTGGCAGGGCTTGGGCCCGCGGAGGAGCGGCGCGCGCTGGTGGGTCCCGGCTCTCCGCCCCGCAGCGCGCCCGGCCCGCTCCCATCGCCCCGCGCGCACAGCCTCAACCCCGACGCCTCAGGCTCCAGCTGCAGCCTGGCCCGGACGCGCTCCCGAGAGAGCTGCGCCAGCGTGCGCCGCGCCTCGTCGGCCGACGACATCGAGGCCATGCGCGCCGGGGCGCTGCCCCCGCCGCCGCGCCACGCCAGCACCG GGGCCATGCACCCCCTGCGCAGTGGCTTACTCAACTCCACCTCAGACTCCGACCTCGTGCGCTACCGCACCATCAGCAAGATTCCCCAAATCACCCTCAACTTTGTGGACCTCAAGGGTGACCCCTTCTTGGCTTCTCCCACCAGTGACCGTGAGATCATAGCACCCAAGATAAAGGAGCGAACCCACAATGTCACCGAGAAGGTCACCCAG GTCCTATCCCTGGGCGCCGATGTGCTGCCTGAGTACAAGCTGCAGGCACCGCGCATCCACCGCTGGACCATCCTGCACTACAGCCCCTTCAAGGCGGTGTGGGACTGGCTCATCCTGCTGCTGGTCATCTACACGGCCGTCTTCACGCCCTACTCGGCTGCCTTCCTGCTGAAGGAGACAGAAGAAGGCCCACCTGCTACCGAATGTGGCTATGCCTGCCAGCCGCTGGCCGTGGTGGACCTCATTGTGGACATCATGTTCATTGTGGACATTCTCATCAACTTCCGCACCACCTACGTCAATGCCAACGAGGAGGTGGTCAGCCACCCCGGCCGCATCGCCGTCCACTACTTCAAGGGCTGGTTCCTCATTGACATGGTGGCCGCCATCCCCTTCGACCTGCTCATCTTCGGCTCTGGCTCTGAGGAG CTGATCGGACTGCTGAAGACTGCGCGGCTGCTGCGGCTGGTGCGCGTGGCGCGGAAGCTGGACCGCTACTCAGAGTACGGCGCGGCCGTGCTGTTCTTGCTCATGTGCACCTTCGCGCTCATTGCGCACTGGCTGGCCTGCATCTGGTACGCCATCGGCAACATGGAGCAGCCGCACATGGACTCCCGCATTGGCTGGCTGCACAACCTGGGCGACCAGATAGGCAAGCCCTACAACAGCAGCGGCCTGGGCGGCCCCTCCATCAAGGACAAGTATGTGACCGCGCTCTACTTCACCTTCAGCAGCCTCACCAGCGTGGGCTTTGGCAACGTCTCTCCCAACACCAACTCAGAGAAGATCTTCTCCATCTGCGTCATGCTCATTGGCT CCCGCTACCACACACAGATGCTGCGGGTGCGGGAGTTCATCCGTTTCCACCAGATCCCCAACCCCCTGCGCCAGCGCCTCGAGGAGTACTTCCAGCACGCCTGGTCCTACACCAACGGCATCGACATGAACGCG gtGCTGAAGGGCTTCCCTGAGTGCCTGCAGGCTGACATCTGCCTGCACCTGAACCGCTCACTGCTGCAGCACTGCAAACCCTTCCGAGGGGCCACCAAGGGCTGCCTTCGGGCCCTGGCCATGAAGTTCAAGACCACACATGCACCGCCAGGGGACACGCTGGTGCATGCTGGGGACCTGCTCACCGCCCTGTACTTCATCTCCCGGGGCTCCATCGAGATCCTGCGGGGCGACGTCGTCGTGGCCATCCTGG GGAAGAATGACATCTTTGGGGAGCCTCTGAACCTGTATGCGAGGCCTGGCAAGTCGAACGGGGACGTGCGGGCCCTCACCTACTGTGACCTACACAAGATCCATCGGGATGACCTGCTGGAGGTGCTGGACATGTACCCTGAGTTCTCCGACCACTTCTGGTCCAGCCTGGAGATCACCTTCAACCTGCGAGAT ACCAACATGATCCCGGGCTCCCCCGGCAGCGCGGAGTTAGAGGGTGGCTTCAGTCGGCAACGCAAGCGCAAGCTGTCCTTCCGCAGGCGCACGGACAAGG ACACGGAGCAGCCAGGGGAGGTGTCGGCCTTGGGGCCGGGCCGGGCGGGGGCAGGGCCGAGTAGCCGGGGCCGGCCGGGGGGGCCGTGGGGGGAGAGCCCGTCCAGTGGCCCCTCCAGCCCTGAGAGCAGTGAGGATGAGGGCCCAGGCCGCAGCTCCAGCCCCCTCCGCCTGGTGCCCTTCTCCAGCCCCAGGCCCCCCGGAGAGCCGCCGGGTGGGGAGCCCCTGATGGACGACTGCGAGAAGAGCAGCGACACTTGCAACCCCCTGTCAG GCGCTTTCTCGGGAGTGTCCAACATTTTCAGCTTCTGGGGGGACAGTCGGGGCCGCCAGTACCAGGAGCTCCCTCGatgccccgcccccacccccagcctcctcaACATCCCCCTCTCCAGCCCGGGTCGGCGGCCCCGGGGTGACGTGGAGAGCAGGCTGGACGCCCTCCAGCGCCAGCTCAACAG GCTGGAGACCCGGCTAAGTGCAGACATGGCCACTGTCCTGCAGCTGCTACAGAGGCAGATGACGCTGGTCCCGCCCGCCTACAGTGCTGTGACCACCCCGGGGCCTGGCCCCACTTCCACATCCCCACTGTTGCCCGtcagccccctccccaccctcacctTGGACTCGCTTTCTCAG GTTTCCCAGTTCATGGCGTGTGAGGAGCTGCCCCCGGGGGCCCCAGAGCTCCCCCAAGATGGCCCCACGCGACGCCTCTCCCTGCCGGGCCAGCTGGGGGCCCTCACCTCCCAGCCCCTGCACAGACACGGCTCGGACCCGGGCAGTTAG